The DNA sequence AGACACCTCCGCGAATACCCTCCTCAAACATGAGTAACATATCGCAATCGGTCAGCAACTCCAACTCTACCCTTGTGATCTTTAGGGCTGCATCCCAAGCCAGTCCGGGTGCTGTGTAGTACCAGGCTGGGTCCAGGCCATAGTTCTCGAGACAGACATCTCTAAAGTTCTCGAAAACGTCTGCCAACAGGAGCACGTCCGACTCAAGATAGAGATCGTGGTAATCCCTCATGGTGCTCATCTTGAAGGTTTCCCACACTTTTTGCGCGTGTTGGTAATCTTCCTCCGATATGTCCGTATCGTTGAGAGTCGAGTAAAACGCTTCTTTAGGCGGAAGTTGGATAGCGTCTAGTTGATCAAAGTTACAGAACCAGTCGTATGGGAAGACGCCCTTCCTCAACAACAGCTGTAACTGTTCCCCCTTGTAGTGAATCATGAGGTTCTTGAAAGACTCTCTCGGTAAATTCTTCACTAGACTGTCGAGGCTAGCGGACATGAACTTGAAACTGTCGATAAACCTGATATCACGCTTAACGTCAACCTGTTTGCCCTCTTTGTTCGTAAACCTGTCGACCACAACCTGTTTTGTGAAAGAGATATACTTCTCCTCGTTATTAGGTATGCAGTTTATTTTACCCTCCGACGTACCAAGATTCTTGACAAACAAGTGTGAATCGTATCCAGACAGGTTGTGAAATAGAACAGGAAAGAACTTTGGAGCTCTAAATCGAAGGTTGCATGCGTTGTGAGCAGCACCTCTGTACTTTCCGGTGAGGTGGCAATGGTCCAAAACCTTGTCCTCTCCTAACTCACCCCCACAGATGTGGCAGTGAGTGGCATTGTCATAGTTCATCTCATCCTCCCGCGTCATCTCCACCTCCTTGGGGAACTTGAACTTATTGTAAATCTCCTTGATGTCTGACTCGAGAGACTCCACAAACAGCTGCGCGACATCCTCGGCAGACCCTTGGACCGTCCTCTGAACCAGCTTGGGTGAAAACACACCGTCATCAATGCTGCATTTGATGAGATAGCAGAAGCCTGACGGTTTGTGTTTCTGATATTGTTTAGTGAAACTCCTGCTCTCATCTGGGGAGCAAGTGTCTATATTCTCTGTGAAGCTCTCAAAGTCTGCGTAGACAACAAAGGGGACCCGCATCTTTCTGTTAAAGTTCACGAATCTAGTGTAAAGGGGCTTACCGTCTTTATCCATCGGCATCTCTATCCTGACCGACTCGTTCTTTGAGCAGTACTCGTAATGTTTCTCCAACGCCTTTTTACACCGAAACGAGTTTAGACACCTAAAACATAGGAATCGGGTATGGTGATACTTATCAATTTGACTAGACACTAACGACATCACGTCCTTTATCCAGCAGTAATGACTCGTCTCGCCGTTTGAGATGAGAAGTAGATTGATTGCATTGAATGGATCCTTCCCACTGATCCTCAATGGACATATTTTCTTCTCCTCATACGTAAACACATTGACTGTATGTGGGTTCTGTCTCTCAAACTTGTCGATCTGTCTCAACGAGACGGGGAACTCTATCCCCGACCAGTCGAATCTCTCAGAGTTCTCCATCATCTTTCTACTGAGTCTTTGAGGGTTATCCCTCTTGGGGTACACGGCGGAGGTTACCGCCCACTTGAAACACTTGTGATCATTCTCATTCCTCACATTGATAATCGCCTTCTTTACCGCTAACTCCTTTGGTAGTTCAACATACGAGCTCCCGGAGAGAGGATCAAAGGGATCAATGTTAATATCAAAGTACTCCACCCGATCAAACTGCCACCCAGAGCCTTGCTTCTGGAACTTTTCGACTAATCCGATCAAAGGATTCGTCATTGCATTAAACAAATCAGAGAAATCAGTCGACTCCGTCACGATCTCAGGCTTTTCTGTATGATGATATCCCAGCTCCTCCTCAATCTGACCTGTAGCcagattttcttttatatacCTGCAGGTAAAGACAAACTTGACCTTGATGGGCTTCTTTCGGTCATTGACGAGTTTGATAACCTTTGGTCTGATCTTGGTGATAAACTCCTTGGGACCGTAACCCTCCTGTCCGGCTATCCCATAAGTCTTAAGATATCCCTTCAACGCCGTCTTTTGCTCCTTGGGTGTGAAGCGATCTTCCGCTTCCCCGTGTAAACGCTTAATCCTCTCCTTCAGACGTTTGACCCGTTTATCTACAGCCTCTTTGGCGGTCTTTTTGACGGGCTCAGGGACATAAGATAGTATCCAATCCGCAAACTCATCTAACTCGCTCTTGATCGAGTTGACTTCcctgtttgcaaaatgcttgaGTGATTGGACGTGGGAACTCCGTGTGGGTTTGGAGGGTTTGAGAATGGGGACATCAATCTCAGGTATCGGACCGTCGAGAATACTCTCCGACGCGTTGGATGGGATAATGCGGGGTGGCCGTGGTAGCCCTTTGAGAAGTTTGGGCAAAGGGACCCgtcggggtggtggtggtggtgacgtgtTGGTCAGCGCCCCGACGAGCTCGTCTCTCCGCATCCAGTAATATCTTGGGATACCCCGCTCCTTGGCGAGGGCTTTCAGATCTTTCACCTTCAGATCCTTCAACTGTCTCACCGTTTGGTtttccatttctatcaaaccagtTATGTCTTTAAACCAAGATTCCAGAATCCCATTGGGGGTCTGGTGGGACAACTCCGACACGTCTTCACCAGTCTGTGTTGGTAGAACATTGAGACGCTTCTCAGTGGTGTAAAGAGGACTCACCCCCATCCTTCACAACCTCCTCCGCAGGAGTTCCATCAACCCACCACAGGAGTCATTTTCATCTCCATGGTAACCTGGGGCTGGTATGAGGACCTCTGGGAGGGACATATCTCTCTGGTCAAATTAGCTCGGAAGTGTAAACCCCGACCCACACCCCTCCACCTAGCCGACCGAACTCATCACGCCATTTTCGACGATCAaatgggcgtggctatcacgtgacaaaatgattgacaagtGGGCGTGGCCATCacatgacaaaatgattgacaggtgggcgtggctatcacatgacaaaatgattgacaggttttttgacaaagtgattgacaggtgggcgtgtccgtcacgtgacaaagtgattgacaagtGGGCGTGGCCATCacatgacaaaatgattgacaggtttttttgacaaagtgattgacaggtgggcgtgtccgttacgtgacaaagtgattgacaggtgggcgtgtccgtcacgtgacaaagtgattgacaggtgggcttggctatcacgtgacaaagtgattgacaggtgggcttggctatcacgtgacaaagtgattgacaggtgggtgTGGTCGTGttcgtgacaaagtgattgacaggtgggcttgttCGTGTGTGCAAGGAGTCTTGGGCAAACTCGCacatgcgcaggtcgcgaggcttggcggaggtgtgcggagacttttgcgccatttttggaatgaaatttggggagatGAAAAACTTGTGCCAGCTGCGCCATTTCCCTACTACTAATGCAGAATCTAATTGTGCTCAAAGAAACAACCCAAGACTtgaacaaccttattattgctatttatcattagtgtaattctcttcctaataattcattgggtattatattcttatatacacaaatttaagaacatcgttaagaacatattcagccttaaaatgtcccaaaaataagaacgtcTCAgtctcaactgaaaattagacgttcttataaaaaaagagtgtacttATCACTTTGAGTTCAAAGCGCTCGTAGATCTCTCATCTCAAAGCGCGCGTAGATCTCTCATCTCAAAGCGCGCGTATATGTCTTATCTCAAAacggtataactagaaagactactggcaagctgtagaaaaactggatggtctgcgtaggtgtgtagacaaggtatgaatcaacacaaggttaaaaaaggtatgttaaacgcctctgtggAACAGAGTGGTTGctctgacgtttcgagcgttagcccttcttCGGAGCAAAAGAAACTGAATAGGATGGGGGAGTGGTATATATGTAGTATAGTGTGCGAACAATAGGCAGTAAGCCGGCGCCGCGCGCGCGGTCTGACAAAGGAACAAAGAACAATAGGCAATTATAGCGGGGCGCGCTAAAGAAATCGTAATTATCTATGCAAAGGACAGTTTTCGTTTATACCTACCTAGGGGGGCTCTACAGCCAAGagagaaaataattatattttctttctggATGCGAGAGTCATTGGATCCAATGGGGAGTCGTACTCTGTCACGGACCATATCACATGCTTTGACAAAGTGTATCATGGGAAGGGTGTCATACCCCCCTAATCTCAAAGCGCGCGTAGATCTCTCATCTAAAAGTGCGCGTAGATCTCCCGTCTCAAAGCGCGCGTAGATCTTTCTTCTCAAAGCGCGCGTAGACCTCTCATCTCAAGGCTTGCTGCCTGTTGACGTCATTTCCGTATCTCCGTTCCCAACGCTTCGCTATACGGCGGAGAAACCACaactttaaaaacaaataaacaagttCTTAACCAACTTACATTAATAAGGCAAACACTTTTATAATGATGCTATACGGGAGCGTTGTAAGAATCGATGCTCTCCTGACGTCACAGAAGAAGAAGTTGCGCGTGTTTCTTTTTCACA is a window from the Nematostella vectensis chromosome 9, jaNemVect1.1, whole genome shotgun sequence genome containing:
- the LOC116601844 gene encoding uncharacterized protein LOC116601844 — encoded protein: MGVSPLYTTEKRLNVLPTQTGEDVSELSHQTPNGILESWFKDITGLIEMENQTVRQLKDLKVKDLKALAKERGIPRYYWMRRDELVGALTNTSPPPPPRRVPLPKLLKGLPRPPRIIPSNASESILDGPIPEIDVPILKPSKPTRSSHVQSLKHFANREVNSIKSELDEFADWILSYVPEPVKKTAKEAVDKRVKRLKERIKRLHGEAEDRFTPKEQKTALKGYLKTYGIAGQEGYGPKEFITKIRPKVIKLVNDRKKPIKVKFVFTCRYIKENLATGQIEEELGYHHTEKPEIVTESTDFSDLFNAMTNPLIGLVEKFQKQGSGWQFDRVEYFDINIDPFDPLSGSSYVELPKELAVKKAIINVRNENDHKCFKWAVTSAVYPKRDNPQRLSRKMMENSERFDWSGIEFPVSLRQIDKFERQNPHTVNVFTYEEKKICPLRISGKDPFNAINLLLISNGETSHYCWIKDVMSLVSSQIDKYHHTRFLCFRCLNSFRCKKALEKHYEYCSKNESVRIEMPMDKDGKPLYTRFVNFNRKMRVPFVVYADFESFTENIDTCSPDESRSFTKQYQKHKPSGFCYLIKCSIDDGVFSPKLVQRTVQGSAEDVAQLFVESLESDIKEIYNKFKFPKEVEMTREDEMNYDNATHCHICGGELGEDKVLDHCHLTGKYRGAAHNACNLRFRAPKFFPVLFHNLSGYDSHLFVKNLGTSEGKINCIPNNEEKYISFTKQVVVDRFTNKEGKQVDVKRDIRFIDSFKFMSASLDSLVKNLPRESFKNLMIHYKGEQLQLLLRKGVFPYDWFCNFDQLDAIQLPPKEAFYSTLNDTDISEEDYQHAQKVWETFKMSTMRDYHDLYLESDVLLLADVFENFRDVCLENYGLDPAWYYTAPGLAWDAALKITRVELELLTDCDMLLMFEEGIRGGVSMISTRHSKANNPYMREYDPNLPTKYITYLDANNLYGWAMSKPLPTHGFRWMTDQELKEWGRHPCVVEVDMAYPRHLHDSHDDYPLAPESIKINKVGKLIPNLNDKTKYVVHHETLKLYESLGLKVTKVHRGITFEESGWLKTYIDLNTSLRAKATNDFEKDFFKLMNNSVFGKTMENIRNRVDIRLITNEKQARKLISKPNYKHRTIFCENLAAIHMRKTRLVFNKPVYLGMCILDLSKNLMYDFHYGYVKPKYGDKAKLLFTDTDSLMYEIETEDFYKDISGDVRSMFDTSNYPRNHPSGIESGLNKKIIGMFKDETGGLQITEFVGLRAKLYSYRMDGGGEAKKCKGVKRAVVKKSIGFDDYKDCLFGKEPQMRMMNVIRSHGHNVYTETVNKRALSHEDDKRIICDDGIHTHAHGYLGSV